A window of Roseobacter fucihabitans genomic DNA:
TATTGGCTTTGATTCCGGCCGCCAGCGACGCATCCGCCCCGGTATTGACGTCCACCGCAACCAATGCGCGTGTGGGTTCCACGAACAGGCTGGCACCCCCGGTGAGCGCAACCTGGGCATCCTTCAGCTCTTCAAGGGCATCCAACACACCATGTGTTTCAAACCCGCCCGGATCGGTCACGACATCGGCGGGGGCAACCCAATCACGCCATGCCAGGACATGGGGGCCATCACCTTCGGCCAGCATCTCCATCTCCTGGCCTGTATCCTCAAGCACGCGGGCGGCGAGGTCGGCCATATTGGCGATGTCCTCGGCAATATCATCCGCGTCAGCACCCGCGCAGGACGAGCGCAGGATCAGCCCGGTTGCGATCCCGTTCAACGCATCATGCGCGATTTCCAGCAGGCGGTCGCGTTCGGCCTCATCCTTGATGCTGCGGCTGATGTTGAGCCCCGGCGCGCCGGGTGTGACGATGGCGTAACGGCTCTTGAAGAGGAGTTTCTGCGTCACCGGCAGAGCCTTTCCCGGTTCAGCGTATCCCGATACCTGCACCAGAATCATCTGTCCCGGTGCCAGACCCTTGACCTGGCGCAGAAACGCCGCACCATCGGGGGTCTTCAGGAACATACCGCCCTGCCCTTTGACAGGGCGGTCCGCAATCGCGCGATAAATCGTGCCCGGACGCGGGGCATCGGCATCGATCAGCAGGTCTTCGAGTTGCCCATCGACAAGCAACGCCGCCGCCTCACGCTCCGCGAGATGGTCAAGGATGATGCTGCGACCCTTCATGATATTGCTCCGTTCAAAGGATATCCCGCCGCGCGCAGCAGGTTTGCCGTTTCAGCCAAAGGCAGGCCAACAATGCCCGTAAAAGACCCGCTGATCCAGGGAATGAGCGCCCCGGCAGGGCCCTGAATACCATAGCCGCCCGCCTTTCCGCGCCAATCACCGCTCGCGATATAAGCGCGCAGCTCTTCTTGCGAGATCGATTTCATACGCACCGTACTGACGACGTCCTTTTCCCAGATCTTCGCGCCACAACGCAGCGCCACGGCCGTGATCACACGGTGCCTGCGCCCCGAAAGCGCGCGCAAGAAGGCCGCGGCCTCATCGGCATCGCCTGGTTTTCCCATGATGCGCCGACCCAAGGCGACCGTGGTATCCGCGCAAAGCACCACATCCGTGTCCTCGGCGGAGACGGCTTCAACCTTCTGGCGGGCGATACGGCGACAATAAGGTCGCGGCAATTCGCCTTTTTGGGGGTCTTCGTCGATGTCGGGCGCGCGGATTTCATCCGGCAAAACGCCGATTTGCGCCAGCAATTCCTTGCGACGCGGACTTCCGGACCCCAATATAAACAAGGGCTTACTTGAAGCGGTAGTTGATCCGACCCTTGGTCAGATCATAAGGCGTCATCTCGACCTGCACCTTGTCGCCAGCCAGAACACGGATGCGGTTCTTGCGCATCTTGCCTGCCGTATGCGCGATAATCTCATGGCCGTTTTCAAGCTCGACCCGAAATGTGGCGTTCGGCAGGAGTTCCTTCACGACACCGGGGAATTCGAGCGTATCTTCCTTGGCCATGTTTTCTCCATCATTGCACGTCCACCCATTTATGGACGCCGCCTAGATGCGCGCATTTGCGAAGGTTTTCAAGGGGGGATTCAGCGCAACACCACATTAGATGCCGGGTTATCGCGTCCTTTTTGCTCTTGCCAATGCAAGCGGCCCAAAACCCGACCATCGCTGCGTACATTGGCAATGGCATCCAGATCAACCTCGCCGTAGGTCCACCCCGGCATGCCGATCTTGCCTTGCGCCATCACACCGCTATCGGCAAACCCAACATCAGGCGGGCCAAAGACCGCGCCCATACCCGTGGTCACATCGACCGCCTCTGACCAGGGGGCCTCGCCCACCAGGGACGACATGATGCTCACGCATTGGTTTTCCAGCGCCCGCGCCATCGCGCCGATGCGCACGCGCCAATACCCCGACAGCGCCTCGGTACAGGAGGGCACAAGGATCATGTCGCATTCGCTCAGCGCGCGCCCCAAAAGGGGGAATTCGCTGTCATAGCAGATCAGAATGCCGATCCGACCGATTCCCGTGTCAAAGATCTGCAACGGCCCGCCGCCGATCACGCCCCAGGCATCGCGCTCAAACCGGGTCATGATCTGTTTGTCCTGCACCCCGATGCCACCGCCGGGCGCAAAAAGCCGCGCGCGGTTAACCGGACGGGTGGTGGTTGCGGCAGGTCCCGAGGCGGCCAGAATGTGAATATTATGTTCCGCGGCCAGTTTCTGGTGCACCGCATCCGCATCCGCCAGCCGATCCGACACCGCGAATAACGATTGTTCCAGATCGGCGGCCACGTCACGCCCCGCCAGCGTGGCCAGTTCCATCGCCCCGTATTCGGGGAAAACGGCCAAGCGCGCGCCCGCCTGCGCCGCCTCAAACACCCAATTGGCGATCTTATCTTCGTATTGCGCCCATGAGGTAAGGAAATCCAAAGGGTAGGCGGCGGTGGCAATTTTCATGTCGGAACTCCGGGTCAAATCCTTTGGCTATCGTTTCGAAAACGGCACTGAACCGCAATAGGTTATGACACCGGCACGTGGTTCACCTGTTGCAACCGCGCATCCGCAAGCCTGCATGTCCCTGTCGCGCGCAGCATTGGCTGGATGGTCCCGGTGCCTCAGGCGTTTCATGTGCACGCATCGGTTTCACGGCCAGCTTGTCGTGCATCTCTTGCCCTTTGACAGTGATCCCTGATCACGGCATCAAAGGCGCGATAACACAGGAGACCCCCCATGCAGAAAATCGTGATCCTGACGGGTGCCGGAATTTCAGCCGAAAGCGGTCTTGGGACCTTTCGCGCCGAAGGCGGGCTCTGGGCGCAGCACCGGATCGAGGATGTGGCCACCCTGGAAGGGTTCCAGCGCGATCCCAAACTGGTGGTGGATTTTTACAACGCACGGCGCGCGCAGGCCGCTGAGGCCACCCCCAACGCTGGACATCTTGCGCTGGCAAAGCTGGAGGCGGCGTTTCCGGGCGAGGTGGTTTTGATCACGCAAAACGTCGATGATCTGCACGAAAGGGCGGGTTCGCAAAAGGTGATGCACATGCACGGGGCGCTCAGTGGTGCGCTTTGTGGTTCATGCGATCACCGTTGGCCCGCGCCCATGGTCATGGCACCGGGTGACCCCTGCCCCGCCTGCGAAAAACCGACCGCGCGGCCCGATATCGTGTGGTTTGGCGAAATGCCTTACGATATGGAAGAAATTTTCGATCATCTGGCCAGCGCGGATATTTTTGCCAGCATCGGCACATCGGGCAATGTGTACCCGGCTGCGGGGTTTGTAGCCGAAGCGCGGCGCCACCGCGCGCAGACCGTGGAGTTCAATCTGGAAGCCTCGTTGGTCGCCAGCCAGTTCGACGATATCCGCATCGGTCCCGCCACGCAGACCTTGCCGCTCTGGGTCAGCGAAATTCTGGCCCGGTAACGCAAAAAGAACCCGCCCGGTTGGGGGCAGGTTCTTTCAAAACGCATCAAAGGCGGATCAGCTCAGCGCTTCTGCCGTGTCGGATGATTTCGCAATCGCCTTTTTTACTTTCAGCGCATTGGCCGAAAGCTCAACATCCTTCGCTTTCGCCAGGAACTGATCAAGACCACCGCGGTGATCGACAGTGCGCAGCGCAGCCGCAGAAATGCGGAACTTAAACACGCGACCCAAGGCTTCGGATTGCAGGGAAACGTCGTTCAGGTTCGGCAAAAACCGGCGACGGGTCCGGTTTTTGGCGTGGCTTACGTTATTGCCCGACATCGGGCCTTTTCCGGTCAATTCGCAAACGCGCGACATGGGTTCATCCTTTTTTTATGCATCGCCCCGGCGGTCCGGGATACGACGAAGGGGGCAGCCACAGGCCACGCCCCGGAAATTCGTTTGCTGGCTTTAGTTGGAATCGCTGTGGCGGTCAACCCAAGCCGGGCCGGTTTCACGGTTTTGATGTATCAGATTTGCTCAAGCTGGTCAGAAACGCCGCCGCCGCCGCCGCCGGAGCGGTATGACCTGCGGCCACCTCCTCCCCGAGGCGCATTAACGCGCCCCGCGCCTGCGGTGTTTCCAACTGTGCCAAAAGCCCATTTCTGACGTCCTGTTCGAACCAATACCGCGCCTGATCCGCGCGTGTCCGCTCCCAAAACCCCTGTTCCTGTCGCCAATCGCGCAAGCTATTCAAATCCGCCCAGACCGCATCCAACCCATCCTCCTGCAAGGCCGACACCATCATGGCCTTTGGATAGCCCGGTGGGTCCTGCGCGCGTTTGCGCAGCAGCCGCAGCGCTCCTGCATAATCCGCGCAGGTCCGCATGGCGGCGGGTTTCAGATCACCGTCCGCCTTGTTGATCAGGATCATATCGGCGATCTCCATGATGCCGCGCTTGACGCCCTGCAATTCATCGCCCCCCGCTGGGGCCAACAGTAATAAGAAGATATCGGCCATCTGCGCCACGACGGTCTCGGACTGCCCCACGCCGACCGTTTCGATCAGAACGACATCGAAACCCGCGCCCTCGCACAGGGCGACCGCTTCACGCGAACGCCGCGCCACACCGCCCAGATGGGTCTGGCTCGGAGAGGGGCGGATAAAGGCCGCGGGGTCACGAGAGAGCCGATCCATCCGGGTCTTATCCCCGAGAATCGAGCCCCCCGAGCGCGTGGAGGAGGGATCAACAGCCAGCACCGCGACCTTTAAGCCCTGTGCCACCAGCATCATCCCGAAACTCTCGATGAAGGTCGATTTGCCGACCCCCGGCGTGCCCGACAGCCCGATGCGCAGGGCCTGGCGCGCCTTGGGCAGCAGGTCCAGCAAGGCCACGGCCTGCGCCTTGTGATCGCTGCGCGCGCTTTCCACCAATGTGATCGCGCGCGCCAGGGCACGGCGTTCACCTTTTTGCACACGCTCCGCCAGATCGGCGATATCAAGATTATGGTCAGTTTTCATGATTTTGATTTGTCCTGTAGCCGCGCGTAAATGTCCAGTGCTTGGCCGCACGCGCATCATTCGCTAAGCAGCGGTATGGAAATGTCCCTGCCCATTGATACCGTTCTGCCAGAGGTGATCGCGCGCCTGCGTGGAAACCGCCGTTTGGTGCTGCAAGCCCCGCCAGGTGCGGGCAAAACCACGCGCGTCCCTCTGGCGATCCTTGCAGCGGGGCTCACACCGGGCAAGATCATCATGCTCGAACCCCGCCGCCTTGCCACCCGCGCGGCGGCCGAGCGCATGGCCGATACGCTTGGTGAAAAGCCGGGCGAAACCGTCGGTTACCGGATGCGCGGTACGACCAAAGTATCGCGCGCCACTCGGATTGAAGTCGTCACCGAAGGCATCCTGACGCGGATGATCCAATCCCAACCCGACCTGCCGGGGATCGGGGCCATCATATTTGACGAGTTCCACGAACGCTCGCTGAATGCCGATCTAGGGCTGGCGCTGGCGCTGGAGGTGGCGGGTGCGCTGCGCGGTGATCTGTTTCTGATCGTCATGTCGGCCACGCTTGATGCCGAGCCGATTGCGCATCTGATGGGCGCGCCTGTTGTGACATCCGAGGGGCGTGCGTTTGAGGTCACGCCGCATTGGCTGCCCAAGCCTGTGCCAAAAACGCAACGGCTGGAGCAGGCGGTTACGGACCTGACTCTGAGCGCGCTGACCCAAAACGCCGGCAGCGCGCTGGTTTTCCTGCCCGGTGAAGGCGAAATCCGACGGGTCGAAGCTGCACTGCGCGCGCAGGTGCCCCCGGACGTGAGCCTGTGCCCCCTGTTCGGCGCAATGCCCTTCAAGGAGCAGCGCGCCGCCATCGCGCCTGTCGCATCGGGGCGCAAGGTCGTCTTGGCGACGGCGATTGCCGAAACCTCGCTGACCATCGAAGACATCCGCATCGTCATTGATGCGGGGCTTGCCCGGCGCGCGGAATTTGATGCAGGTTCCGGCATGTCCCGCCTGATCACCACGCGGGTCAGCCGGGCAGAGGCGACCCAGCGGGCCGGACGTGCGGGGCGTGTCGCGCCGGGGGCCTGTTACAAGCTTTGGACACGCGGACAGGATGGCGCACTCCCGGCCCATCCGCCCGCAGAGATAGACGTGGGCGATCTGACGGCACTGGCGCTTGAGGTCGCCGTTTGGGGCGGGAGCGTGGGTGAAATGCCCTTTGTGACACCACCGCATGAGGGCCGTTTGCAAGAGGCTCAGGACGTGCTCAAAATGCTGGGGGCTTTGGATGAAAACGGGCGTATCACCGCGCATGGCAAGACGCTATCAGCCCTGCCTCTGCATCCACGGCTTGCACATATGCTAACAAAAGGCGGTATGAATGCACCGCTTGTCACCGCAATTTTATCTGAACGCGACATTCTGAGAGGTGCACCCACAGATTTACGGCTGCGCATCGAGGCGGCCAGAAATCCGTCGCAATTTCGCAACCAACATAACATGGACCCCAACCGCGCAGCCCTTGCGCGCATCCATCAGGAAGCCAAGAGGCTGGCGTCAAAAGCACAAGGGGGCGGACCCGAAGATATCGGCATCCTCGCGGCACTGGCCTATCCGGATCGCATTGGCCTGCGCCGCCCTGGCGAGGCGGCACGGTTCATTCTGTCAGGCGGAAAAGGTACCGTCATGCCCCAGGGTGATCCGCTGAGCGCAGCACCTCTTATTGTGGCAACGGACCTTGATGGGGACCCCCGTGAAGCCCGAATTCGCCAGGCCGTCGCCCTGGACAGGGGCGATTTACGAGCGACGTTTCCAGATCAGATTGCCTGGCAGACTGTCTGTATCTGGTCGCGACGCGAGGCGCGAGTGTTGACGCGTAAACAGGAACGGTTTGGCGCGCTCATTCTTGAGGATCGCATGTGGCAAGAAGCACCGGCAGAAGAGATCGCGCGGGCAATGCTGGAGGGGGTGCGCCAATTGGGGTTACTGGCGAGCCCGAAAGCCACACGCTTCATGGCGCGCGCCAAATTGATGTCCCAAACAGATCCCCAGTTCCCGGATTTCTCAGAAGATCACCTTATGGAGTGCCTGGAGGACTGGCTGCTGGCGCATTTGTCCGGTGTTAAAACGAGCGCCGACTGGAAGCGGTTCGACATCACGCCGGCGCTGAAGGCGCGGCTGAGTTGGGAGCAGTCACGCGCGCTGGACGCCGCCGTCCCGCCATATTTCATCACGCCGCTTGGCCGTCAGGTTCCCATCGACTATGACGGGCCACAACCGCGCATCGCCCTGCGTTTGCAGGAAGTTTTCGGTGTGACGCGCCACCCGAGCGTGGCGGGAACCCCCTTGCAATTGACGCTCCTGTCCCCGGCGCAGCGCCCGGTTCAAGTCACCGAAGATTTGCCCGGATTTTGGTCATCCTCCTATCAAGACGTGCGCAAAGACATGCGCGGACAATACCCCAAGCACCCCTGGCCCGAAGATCCAACGCAAGCCAACCCGACGCTGCGGGCCAAACCCCGCAAGTGAGCACAGTCGCATCACGGCACCAGGCATGATCGCGAACAACGCCTGATAACGGTGGAATTTCATGTGCAGTGCCTCTGAAAAGAGCTCTGCGATGCCGGAACGCCCATGTTGGACTGTCTTCACTTGAATTTGCGTCTGACCGCCAAAATCATCTGAGGTTGTTTACAAAAAATTCGAACTTTTTGCATACTACTTGGGGTCAGTTCAAAATTGTAAATCAACGCCACCCGCCAATAATTTGGAATCCCTGAATAAATCGGATAGGATGGCTAAAAATCAGGTAATAAATACCCCGTTATGATCAATACTGCAAAAACATCACTGACACATGCGGCACGCGAACGGCAAGTTGCAGCACTTTGCTATCGCGAAACGCAAGCGGGTAAAAAAGTGCTGCTTGTAACAAGTCGTGGAACAGGACGGTGGATCGTACCAAAAGGCTGGCCAATCAAAGGGTTGCCAGATCCCGAGGCCGCCTTGCAGGAGGCTTGGGAGGAGGCCGGCGTGACATCCGCCGAGGTGGAAACCGATCCCGTCGGATTTTATGACTACGACAAAAAGCGATCCGGCGGTGAGGTCACCCCGATCAAGACGCAAGTCTACCTCGCCGAGGTGGACACCCTTGCCGATGCATACCCCGAGGACCACCAGCGCGAGCGGCGTTGGTTCACCCAGAATGAAGCCGCAGCCCGGGTCGATGAACCGGAACTCAAGGACATCCTGCGCGACCTCTAGGCCGTCTCAGACCTCAAGACACCAGCGCAGAATGGCTTTTTGCGCATGCAGCCTGTTTTCGGCCTCATCAAAGATCACCGATTGCGGCCCGTCCATGACATCAGATGTGACCTCATCATCGCGGTGCGCGGGCAGGCAATGCATGAATAACGCGTCCGGCTTGGCCTGCGCCATCAATGCGGCATCCACGCGGTAGGGGCGCAGCTGGTTGTGGCGTCTCTCGCGCGCGGATTGCGCATCATGCATCGACACCCAGGTATCCGTCACGATCAGAT
This region includes:
- a CDS encoding ribonuclease E/G, translating into MKGRSIILDHLAEREAAALLVDGQLEDLLIDADAPRPGTIYRAIADRPVKGQGGMFLKTPDGAAFLRQVKGLAPGQMILVQVSGYAEPGKALPVTQKLLFKSRYAIVTPGAPGLNISRSIKDEAERDRLLEIAHDALNGIATGLILRSSCAGADADDIAEDIANMADLAARVLEDTGQEMEMLAEGDGPHVLAWRDWVAPADVVTDPGGFETHGVLDALEELKDAQVALTGGASLFVEPTRALVAVDVNTGADASLAAGIKANMACAKALPRALRLRGLGGQIVLDLAPMAKKDRRTFETALRQSFRSDDIDTALVGWTPLGHYELQRKRARLPTSEVLV
- a CDS encoding Maf family protein, with product MFILGSGSPRRKELLAQIGVLPDEIRAPDIDEDPQKGELPRPYCRRIARQKVEAVSAEDTDVVLCADTTVALGRRIMGKPGDADEAAAFLRALSGRRHRVITAVALRCGAKIWEKDVVSTVRMKSISQEELRAYIASGDWRGKAGGYGIQGPAGALIPWISGSFTGIVGLPLAETANLLRAAGYPLNGAIS
- the infA gene encoding translation initiation factor IF-1; the encoded protein is MAKEDTLEFPGVVKELLPNATFRVELENGHEIIAHTAGKMRKNRIRVLAGDKVQVEMTPYDLTKGRINYRFK
- a CDS encoding carbon-nitrogen hydrolase family protein, coding for MKIATAAYPLDFLTSWAQYEDKIANWVFEAAQAGARLAVFPEYGAMELATLAGRDVAADLEQSLFAVSDRLADADAVHQKLAAEHNIHILAASGPAATTTRPVNRARLFAPGGGIGVQDKQIMTRFERDAWGVIGGGPLQIFDTGIGRIGILICYDSEFPLLGRALSECDMILVPSCTEALSGYWRVRIGAMARALENQCVSIMSSLVGEAPWSEAVDVTTGMGAVFGPPDVGFADSGVMAQGKIGMPGWTYGEVDLDAIANVRSDGRVLGRLHWQEQKGRDNPASNVVLR
- a CDS encoding NAD-dependent deacylase encodes the protein MQKIVILTGAGISAESGLGTFRAEGGLWAQHRIEDVATLEGFQRDPKLVVDFYNARRAQAAEATPNAGHLALAKLEAAFPGEVVLITQNVDDLHERAGSQKVMHMHGALSGALCGSCDHRWPAPMVMAPGDPCPACEKPTARPDIVWFGEMPYDMEEIFDHLASADIFASIGTSGNVYPAAGFVAEARRHRAQTVEFNLEASLVASQFDDIRIGPATQTLPLWVSEILAR
- the rpmB gene encoding 50S ribosomal protein L28, with protein sequence MSRVCELTGKGPMSGNNVSHAKNRTRRRFLPNLNDVSLQSEALGRVFKFRISAAALRTVDHRGGLDQFLAKAKDVELSANALKVKKAIAKSSDTAEALS
- the meaB gene encoding methylmalonyl Co-A mutase-associated GTPase MeaB, which encodes MKTDHNLDIADLAERVQKGERRALARAITLVESARSDHKAQAVALLDLLPKARQALRIGLSGTPGVGKSTFIESFGMMLVAQGLKVAVLAVDPSSTRSGGSILGDKTRMDRLSRDPAAFIRPSPSQTHLGGVARRSREAVALCEGAGFDVVLIETVGVGQSETVVAQMADIFLLLLAPAGGDELQGVKRGIMEIADMILINKADGDLKPAAMRTCADYAGALRLLRKRAQDPPGYPKAMMVSALQEDGLDAVWADLNSLRDWRQEQGFWERTRADQARYWFEQDVRNGLLAQLETPQARGALMRLGEEVAAGHTAPAAAAAAFLTSLSKSDTSKP
- the hrpB gene encoding ATP-dependent helicase HrpB, producing MEMSLPIDTVLPEVIARLRGNRRLVLQAPPGAGKTTRVPLAILAAGLTPGKIIMLEPRRLATRAAAERMADTLGEKPGETVGYRMRGTTKVSRATRIEVVTEGILTRMIQSQPDLPGIGAIIFDEFHERSLNADLGLALALEVAGALRGDLFLIVMSATLDAEPIAHLMGAPVVTSEGRAFEVTPHWLPKPVPKTQRLEQAVTDLTLSALTQNAGSALVFLPGEGEIRRVEAALRAQVPPDVSLCPLFGAMPFKEQRAAIAPVASGRKVVLATAIAETSLTIEDIRIVIDAGLARRAEFDAGSGMSRLITTRVSRAEATQRAGRAGRVAPGACYKLWTRGQDGALPAHPPAEIDVGDLTALALEVAVWGGSVGEMPFVTPPHEGRLQEAQDVLKMLGALDENGRITAHGKTLSALPLHPRLAHMLTKGGMNAPLVTAILSERDILRGAPTDLRLRIEAARNPSQFRNQHNMDPNRAALARIHQEAKRLASKAQGGGPEDIGILAALAYPDRIGLRRPGEAARFILSGGKGTVMPQGDPLSAAPLIVATDLDGDPREARIRQAVALDRGDLRATFPDQIAWQTVCIWSRREARVLTRKQERFGALILEDRMWQEAPAEEIARAMLEGVRQLGLLASPKATRFMARAKLMSQTDPQFPDFSEDHLMECLEDWLLAHLSGVKTSADWKRFDITPALKARLSWEQSRALDAAVPPYFITPLGRQVPIDYDGPQPRIALRLQEVFGVTRHPSVAGTPLQLTLLSPAQRPVQVTEDLPGFWSSSYQDVRKDMRGQYPKHPWPEDPTQANPTLRAKPRK
- a CDS encoding NUDIX hydrolase, giving the protein MINTAKTSLTHAARERQVAALCYRETQAGKKVLLVTSRGTGRWIVPKGWPIKGLPDPEAALQEAWEEAGVTSAEVETDPVGFYDYDKKRSGGEVTPIKTQVYLAEVDTLADAYPEDHQRERRWFTQNEAAARVDEPELKDILRDL